Within the Rosa rugosa chromosome 2, drRosRugo1.1, whole genome shotgun sequence genome, the region GTGTTTTAAATCAACAATGCAAAAAATTATCCAAATTGGAGATCGTTAACTCATCCAACTATATCAAACCAATTTGGTTTAGAGATGATCTCCTATTTGTTTGATATAGTTAGATGAGTTAACAATTTCCTATTTGAATAACTGGCGCAGAGAATTATTTAATCATTGAAGTAAGTTAATAAGAAATGTATTTCTCTTCGTTGTCTAACTGATGGTCATGACTTAACAAAAACCACGTTCATTCAAGATAGCAGCATCACAGACAAATAAAGCATATAGCATTTTTAATGAATGGATTTCTAACTGAAATATATAGGATTGGAATCGGTCATGTTTTGAGTAGGCAACCAAGCGGATATAGATCCTAAAACCTAATCAAAATGATGTCTTATGCTTGAAGTAACATCTAGCGTTGTCTCAATAGCACTTGATTCACTAGATTGTCTAAGTTTATTGATGAAGAACCATGCGGAGCAGTTGCTTCTTCCGCAAGTTTCTTCCACTCCAAGACCTTGCTTTTCATTTTCTTACACTTCTCTCCCTTCATTAACTCATTTACAAGTTTTTCCACATCACCTCTCTTGACATCATTATTTATCTCCATGCCAATGCCCCATTTATTGCAAGTGTAGTAACTGTTTGTTTGCTGGTCTGCAAAGAATGGCCAACACAGCATCGGCACTCCAGCTGTCAAACTTTCAATAGTTGAATTCCAACCACTATGTGTTAGAAACCCTCCAACTGTTGGGTGGCTTAGGACTTGTTCTTGGGGGCACCAACTTGCGATTAGACCTCTGTCTTTGGTTTCAGCTTCGAACTCTGGGGGCAAAATCGGTGATTTGCCAACAACCAAATCGGGCCTAATAACCCAGAAGAATGGAAGCTTAGTATTTGCTAATCCCCATCCAAACTCAAGTAGCTGTTCTACTGTCAAGACGGCTATGCTGCCAAAATTTACATAAATAACTGAGTTTGGAGCTTTTGAGTTCAGCCATTGGAGACattctgtttcttctttcaaAAGGTTGTATCCCATAGCCTCCAAAGGCTTTTCTGGTATTTGGTTGAGAAGTAATTGGAGAGGACCAATTGTATAAATAGGTGGAGACAAAGAAGAGGAGAGAGCTTCCACAACATCTTTTTCCAAAGCGTCAAAAGTGAGAAGAACAACTGCTGAAGCTCTATCCGCTGCTTCTGTTGTTTCCATGCAGATGTTGAACAAGGTGTCATCAGGATTTGTGGTCCTAAAGAAGGTTGGAAGATGTTTTAAACAGATGTCCTTCATTCCTGGAATCCATTCTATAACTTTGTCCAAAAATCCATTTGTCAAACAGCTCTCATCTACACACAAAATCCACAACTTTTAAATACATATCTAGAAACTAGCTAATATTATAGAATGAGACATTCAGTACAAAAGTACATGCATAATTTTTATACAAGATTCTTTAAATGAGTTCAATTTTTGGTAATTGAGTACTCAAACTAGTAGTTATATGTATGTACATACAGTGTTTAGAAAACAATTGCTTCATAACAGTGCTGAATTGCTTTAATTATATAGCTACCTTTAATGATAGGGGGGCGCAGTAAGGCCTAAAATTTATGGcctaggtgtcatgtcatgtaagcaaatacaatTTCTTATTTTCAACTCCATATAATACATCTTGACACATCATAATCTTACAACACTAATTTTACCATTTTAAATTTTAGGGGGTGAATCAATGACATTAGTGAATTTAATTCggtgacaaaaaaaatattattgtgTCTTAATAGCAGCCATGAACTATGTTTCAATTTAAGGAATCtgtcttcatttaattaaattatttcctataatttttctttccaaatagcattaatatattgaattaggtgactaaaaataggcattaacttttccttccatatattaattaattttgtccaaaaaaagtagcattaataaattaaaTTTAGAAAATATGTatgtccaaattttttttttgttttttttttttatcgggttagttgttagtaactcacacacccatgcagtggtatcccagcgccaggatacctgcaccgacattgcggcgaaagcctggcaaagccagactaatccactacACCGCAGACGCAcaaacccaaagggtccctcaaatctgctggccaggGGATGGAgttgggattcgaacgctagacctgggggttccagactaggccattcgaccaacacaccacaccacgtggttacgTATGTtcaaattaagaggtaagaaaatattTCATGTTAGTAGAAGCTATTAATTATGAGTACATGTCTCTATTGGGATCTCCAAATCTGTTCACTTGAcatcactctattatgaattattaaatgacatatataactgatgtgctcatattgtcatatatttctatgcctcttaatcttggtttttatgtttagttctccttatttatgattcatttacatcttttagtgtttttgtagatttgttccatagaaagaagaaaagaagccaaaatgagctaagtaggattgaaaggcaatgtgcaatctgagattgggaatctgtctgtgcagaatacccaacttcaccgaattactgggagttacccagatcgaatcagacaatgagccttatatgcatggaaagctacggatgtctactttctgtagaattttacggatctcgatttcgatacttTTGGAGAaatttatgattatttgagtgaagataggtcggacaggaaatttgctcgggaatttacaaccattcgtggagaactcaagttctgtggcacaagatcatcaatcctaatgtttcaagcaagttaattcagatgaggaacttattcctacttttacaagagatatttcaaggttttcccattccaaatgaagaaatgaatctaacccaagttttacaaggaaccatgaagccaaagatgagcaaaaatcttccctatataagggagaacaaatttacatgagaagagagtctcgggagcacattgaagatgcctaaggagcagagacgactcatccatttTCCtatcttttcccttccattctttttatgttttttcctatgttttacttagttatcttttgttaaaccttttctagggttaggatgatgccctatcatgattgtttatgtactttgatgttttattgatggatttatagtttctttatgatgaatgcttaatcactatttgaattgatgctttatgtttaagttctttgattgatcaccttagggctttgcatattgtaattggaagacaaatttgaagcagagatgcaatataatttgattagcttcttgtgattaagtgtggtaaattacattattacttgagaaagactaatggtttgcttgattcccttgttttctaaagcgtaatgagtcttgcatgttaaatttatgcctgagaatgataaactgcatagttaggatataagatctttactcgagagggagagcatcatacacttaaggaaaactatggtctagagtacctgagaaggacttagatacgggaattatcatcaaaaggaacaaaagaatctgttaattgcattgaaacataaataggattgttagtggttgattctgaaaccctaggttttatcattatttctttctttctttctttctttaatttttacattatttgtttagtcgaaaaccttaaaaccatatcttctttagttagattgtttatgtgtttttgtgtttggattaattaggttaggatttaaattgattatcaatcctcagttggaacgacctcgtacttgctcACTATACTAAcaacgattcgtgcgcttgcgagttttaattaaaatttcacaacaataacctactataaaatgactattaaggacaataattatatcaaaaaaatattatattgattttctctagactttccaattcaataatattagattgcattctttattattttcctttaaagataatagtttgtttgcaaattttATGAGTAAGGTTATTTGAGGTTTAgtaagtaaatttagtatttgaaaatttgataggaggtgtaaaaagcataggaggtcaagtgaataaatttggaggtttcaatagaaaaactcattaattatcatctacaatctaTTTTAGTGTGAATATGTCATTAGGGAAAGGTCCCCAGTGAACTTCTTGCTCATTATTGGCTACTGATCAGTACTTATTTCTTCTATTTTAGTGTGAATATGCCATTAGGGAAAAGCCCAGCCATGGTGAACTTTACTAGCTCATTATTGGCTACTTAGTACTTATTTGTTAGTGTAAGACATGTTAgctgactttcaatttcaaggtggatgatggctTCTATTTTAGTGTGAATATGCTCTTAGGGAAATGTCCGCAATGAACTTTTACTAGCTTATTATTGGCTACTCAGTACTTATTTGTTAGTGTAAGACATGTTAGCTAACTTTTAATTTCAATGTGGATGATGGCTTCTATTTTAGTGTGAAATCCTATTAGGAAAAGACCCCATTAAACTTTACTAGTTCATTATTGGCTACTTAGTACTTATTTGTTAGTATAAGACATATTAgttgactttcaatttcaatgtggGTGATGACTTCTATTTTAGTGTGAATATGTCATTAGGGAATGGTCCGCAGTGAACTTTACTAGCTCATTAGTGGCTACTTATTACTTGTTAGTGTAAGACATGTTAgctgactttcaatttcaatgtggATGATAACTTCTATTTTAGTGTGAATATGCAATAAGGGAAAAGTCTCTAGTGAACTTTACTAGCTCATTATTAGCTACTTAGTGTAAGACATGTTAgctgactttcaatttcaatgtggATGATGGCTTCTATTTTAGTGTGAATATGCAATAAGGGAAAAGTCTCTAGTGAACTTGACTAGCTCATTATTGGCTACTTAGTGCTTATTTGTTCGTGTAAGACATGTTAGATGACTTTAACTTTCAATATGGATGATGACTTCTATTTTAGACATTCCTTAATTACACTCTTTCTTTGATTATTCCACAAATCTTAGGCTTTGTTAGGCCAACAATCATTTTCCTACATTATA harbors:
- the LOC133728341 gene encoding 7-deoxyloganetin glucosyltransferase-like, yielding MAYTFPSSSTGSTKPHAVCTNVASQSHIKAMLKLAKILHHRGFHITFVNTESYHKRFLEFQGPNSLNGLPDFRFETLPDSDKSAPRNHLLAPFRDLLMKLNDTTPPVTCIVSNGFMSTFTITAADELDIPIALFYSFVACSFMGLKQFRTLWEKGLAPLKDESCLTNGFLDKVIEWIPGMKDICLKHLPTFFRTTNPDDTLFNICMETTEAADRASAVVLLTFDALEKDVVEALSSSLSPPIYTIGPLQLLLNQIPEKPLEAMGYNLLKEETECLQWLNSKAPNSVIYVNFGSIAVLTVEQLLEFGWGLANTKLPFFWVIRPDLVVGKSPILPPEFEAETKDRGLIASWCPQEQVLSHPTVGGFLTHSGWNSTIESLTAGVPMLCWPFFADQQTNSYYTCNKWGIGMEINNDVKRGDVEKLVNELMKGEKCKKMKSKVLEWKKLAEEATAPHGSSSINLDNLVNQVLLRQR